The DNA region ATGTCCTCTCAggtatggtttcagttttaatatttttcgtattttttttatataagatagtttttttttcacCGTGACTTGTTTGTTTCAATTTAAACATGACACATTTTTGTTAACGATTTTCCTCacattaaattttttagtaCAAACTGTAGTTCTCACAAACAATTTAGCTAGAATTGATTATTGTTCCTCTAGAacacttttaattattaatgagatATTATGCATccaatttttgttatttataaacaaatccTAATAATTTTTACGCTTTGTTTTGTATCattgaattgaaaaaaaaaaagtattagtattatttttcattaaaattaaataaacaattttatctcTATAGCTAgtgattattttaattgaaagtTTTAACATTATacaattaacttattattttaaatttacaaatgTGTGTTGATATAAATGGTGATAAATTTTTGCGTagtaaataagtaattttttataatattcaaaattaagcTAATTGAAAATTTGGTCGATTTTCCTTctaataacaaattaataaattttcaatatttatttatgaatctAAAATTGAGAAATGAAACTCTTTTGTTCTTCAAATATGCATGACATTTAATtgtataaacatataaaaataacaaatataggATAGTCCTACTTACCTAAGTTAACGGGTCAATTATTATTtgtctatttattaattttatatttatctatatagttgttgattattaaataaattattctatagtcattcttcttctcttaaattttaatacatGTTTATAGAAACgtgttaaattaaaatgataaataaattggAAAGAACACCAATTTTACCCACCAAGTTATAAAAatttgtcaaatttacttattaagtatcaaaattccatttatatatatgaatttgttaaaaagtgtcaaatatatttaaaataacagaaatgttaaacggtgttaaaatttttgccacatataatatccacatattttttatatttttaaattgacattactttaattattttttattcaaacaaaacattaaaatcttttcttatttattttctctctttaccctcacaacttaccattttcttaaatatttatctcttcatttctccatctatgagtaattttattattaataataatatttaatggattaataataaaaattgttctaaaaagtAACAAGTTATTAAGACTTCGCCACAGCGCTGGCAATTTAGGATTCGGCCAACAAAGACTTCCCCACAACATTGACAATTTAAGATTTGATCAATCAATGTTTCAACCAATGACGATGATAGTGTAAGGTTTAACTGAGAAAGACTTGGATTTGGGAGTTACGTCTTGGAGCTGATAAAGTTTAACAGGGTGAgtattatgaaaactaaaattaaaacaagtcgGTTAAGGGAGATTTTACCTTGATTCGGCATTGTCCGCTAATTGCGACAATGATTTAGGATTCGACTAATGAAGATTTTGACCACAATGTCTATGATTTAGGAATCGGCCAACAAAAACTTCCACCAACGAGGATGACTGTTTAAAGTTCAGTTAGGGAGCACTTGGAGGTTAGAAGAATATAAAAATCTGAAAGAACTTGGGTTAAtcaaagagagaaaagttagaaaaaaaatgggGAGTTGTGGaggaatgagagagaaagtaaaaataagttttgtttgaatggaaaaataattaaaagtaatgtcaatttaaaaaataaaataggtggATATTAAATGTGACCAAATTTTTGATGCCGTttaatatttctgttattttaaacatatttgatatttttttgacaagttcatacatataaatagaattttgatacttaataaataaatttggcaCATTCctacaacttggtgtgtaaaattgacattcttccctaaataaattctattttatatgtcataaatttaaaattatacgtGTTAATGAAAGTATTGTTAAGGTATTTATTTTCcgatttagaatatatatattcttctagATCTCGTCAATCCCTCTTGTGACTTTctttatctaaataaataatattgttatttgttGTTATCCATATCATGACTTAGGTCATTTTggttaagtatatatattctttttaccTAGCATGGTAAGGTTTATTATTGTATTGGAATAGTCTTGTTGGAATCGGTGATCATAGCTAgttatttgattttggtttggaAAACCATTCCATGGATCCTCTCATGTATTTGggttcaattattattattttttttaacatttaaggtgggcttaaaaaataacgagaaaaaattaaaaaaaaaaacaagtatatataaaagtaagttttactgtttttttaataattagatagaaaaaaatagtgaattatattaaaaaatttcaagaaattaagggtaatgtcatatttctatcataaaaaaatgttttttttttcgggGTGGACTTCAGACCAttcgagcccctacatagatctGTCCCTACTTACAAGGAGAATGTTTTagcttgtttgtttgttttttattttattttatttatttatctatggAAATATCAAATAGACTATTCCTGCTATTTTAAGTTAACTAGTTCAATCCTATATACCAATGTTGtctatttactttttattttattttatttttatacctaTAATGTTGttgattaagaaaatattattattaaccactCTTCCTAAAGTATTGTTAggtcatttcttttcttctagaTCTGGTTAGTCTTTTCGACGATTTTCTTTACGTCGGACAaacttaacaaatattaatcgtatttaaattaacaaatattgttATTCCaacttaacaaatattaatcgTATTTAAATTAACAAGTATTGTTAGTTGCTGTTATTCAAATTGGATTTAGGTAATTGTCGTTAAGTATATTCTTTTTCACTAAGATTGGTATGTTTTATAATTGTTGGtcttcttcatttatttgtttttggttagaaaacccttaaaaaaaaacatcttatgtattgtttcaatttttattttatttttttagtatttttatataagttaGTTTCGTGGCATGTATGTAAAGTAGCTATCttctttgaatttattttttttgttttaaatttaatataatttatttattttttgtttggttgTTTTTAAGTTGAATGTTTTTAACAAATGTTAGGAGCCGGATCTAGATTTGAGGAAAGCAATAGATATAAAAGAGTTTCAAGCATTTGGCTAAGGAAGCAAAGATGGAAGAACAGGCTCTAAACCCTAAGAAGACCGAGAAAACGGACGAAGGTGTGGGCGGCGCTTCTCCTTCAATCGACCAAGTACCAAACCACATTCTCGCCGATATCCTTTCTCGTCTTCCGATCAAATCCCTCATACAGTGCAGGAGCGTCTGCAAATCCTTTCTCTATCTGATCTCTGCAGATCCCGGTTTCCGCTCCTTGCACCTCTCAAGATCCACTCCCGAACTCCTACTCTACCATTTCAGATCGAAAAAGATGATTCTCTTCGATTCCGACGCCGACCAAGCACACCTGCTCCCTCCCCGTTTCGACCGTCCTTACGATATGACCATCGTGAACTCGTGCCGCGGTCTGCTCTGTCTCCGCTCACTGCGTACCTCCTTTCCCTTTTACGTCTTTAATCCCATCTCTATGGAATTCACTCTAATCCCAAATCCCATGCCGATCGAGAGTAAAGACTCTGTTTCTTTGATGGTCGGATTCGGGTACAGTCCCAAGTCCGATAAATACAAGCTTATAAGGGTATCAAAGTCTAGCGATTCAACAGGTAAAAACTGTTTCCATACCGACATTTACACTATCGGaccaccttcttcttcttcttggaggAGAATTGAAGATGCTCCAATACACGAGATTACACGGTGTTTTTCAACGTTCCTTGATGGACGTTTATATTGGATAATGGATGATGTAGCAGGAGGATTTATCTATTGTTATGGGTTCATGATTTATTTCGATTTTGATAGTGAAACATTCGGAACATCAAAATTGCCGCCTCCTTTTGACACCACCCGAGATAGAAATCCTGTGAGAGTGGTTAACTTTGACGTGTTTCAAGGTATGTTGAGATTAAGTGTATTGACACTAAATCCTAGCATACTTACATTAGGTCCTTCATCTGATTGCGGAACCAACACCCACATTTGGGTTATGAAGGGGTTCGGGGTTGATGAATCTTGGTGCTTAGAAGAGCTTGCCTTTTCATTTCCTGGCAAgtatttaaacaataataagtCTGAGGCATTGATTTATTCAACTGGTTATTTAAGGGTTACATACAGCCAGATTGAGAAGAAGATTGTTTATGGTATATTATCACCACTCTCTCATGTTCCTATCCTGCTGCCCCTCAAGGAATTACTGATAGGAGTTGAAGTCCATCTCCTAAAGTCAACTCAAAGgtaatttaatttcattctcttatatataagaaattgtCCATAGAAGAAGATTTGAATCTAATATGTTGTTGTCTCTCTTTATATTGGATACAATATTATAATCATGTCATCCCTCTTATAGCCTAGCTGCTACGATTGAATTTCCCACCCCTCTTTAAGGTTCAAGTTCTACACCTAATTAAATgcacctaattaaataattaagtaggTTAGCGGGTTATTTGTTTAACTTGCGAGAATTACTCACACTCTATAGgcattctcaaaagataaatattatagttatatttaacactataatagttaaaataaatttttaaactaCCTTCTTTTTTAGAAGGTCAATATGTCTTCTTCTTCCAATCCCACTATATTTTTATGTTCCAGTGACAATAAGTCTTcatcttttattaaatacaaaataatcaaCTTCCATTATTATCATTTGTCTtcatattttactattttgatCTCTTAATTTAAGATGCTAAAGTTTTTCTTTGAATTTATCAAACATGTAAATTTccagtattattttttttttatatttttttagagttcAATAGTTccaattttaagatttttacaATAGTAAATAATTcatcttttattgattttaaccAACATTctgttataaaatttatttgaatgattGTGGCTCACAAGAGAACAATTCAATCTCAATCTGTGttatgaatattatttgtaaaagtTAGAGAATCCCTAACTTTGAATGCAATCAGATTATTTATTAGAGTCTTCTTGTATAGGATGTCAATATGCACTACCTTGGAAAGATTGTTGgctaaaagaaataaaagattatatatttgcAATTTTAAAAAGCTTAAAATTGAAACTAGTGAActtgcaaaaataaaatactattagTCATAAATTTCCCTACAAAGATTGTTTCGTAATTTCAAGAAAAACTCTAATATTGTAAACTAAAAGATCTATAGTTTTCTCGTTCGTTAAATATGAAGAGATATGATAATAATGGAAGTTAATTATCTTGTCTATAATAAAAGATGAAGACTTATTGTCACTagaacatataaatataatagaatagGAAAAAGAATACATAATGACCTTTTAAGAAGGACTAtgtttagaaatttattttatctagtTTAGTGTTCAATGtgcttataatatttaatttttaagaacgCTCCTCCTAAAAAGTGTGACTAATCTCTGCGGCGGGGCGGGTTAACCAGATGCTATACATGCGGCATAATTGGCTTGAACCCAGGATGTCAAGATGCACTGCCTTGGGATTTAATTGATTGAACAAATAAATGTGATCTCAAGTCTTCAACTCCTTTCCTCTCTCAATCCCAATTagtctttttaataaaagataactTCTCGAGATAGAAGATTTCATTTGTTGACGGATTTATCAACTTGTAACCCAATTCTTCATTCTTAACCTTTAGTGtacattcattcatttttaactgaaaacatgttagaaaatttCTGTTCGTCATTTCAATATATAGTTTTACACTATTTGAATCTTCCTTCCATCATTCAAACTAACAGAACAAatgtttttttgaataaatgatagaatacttcaaatataatattctcCTAATATTATCTTATTCTTTCAATGTCACTATGTTTACATCTTCTAATTACATTAAGTCTTTATCTTCCATTGTTGTTCCATTGTTGTTGATTGTTTTCAACACCAATAATGAGTGAAGTACTTTTTTTTGCAGCAAAAATTacgaagaagaaatggtgacaATTTTTAGTAATTTCACCAACCGACAATAACTGAAATATGGTACTACATTTTTCTATCATGTgcttaactttattttcttagctttctattttattttattttgttgaacatATGCTCAGTTGCTCTTTGTTtgttacaaatttttttttactatttggCAATGATGGATTGATTAGTTTGAGGAGTTATTTGTGTGGTTGGTGATTCTATTATTATTGTATGATAAACCCTAATACtttcatattgttttttttttgtcaaattttgattttactgATTTAAGCAAGCCATTTGGAATACCATTTATAAGAGCttgtttaattttatgttgACTATTTAGGATTTGtgggttttaaaaatatattgttggaCAAAATAATgggttatttaagattttttagaataaattattaaattatatatttgtagaataaattattaaaatattttttaagttaaaacttaataaattaaacctatatctatttattttatttaataaataactaaataaataattttttgattaaaataaaaatttattacattcttttaaaaaatatttattttattagaagaTCTTTTAAGTCTCTCTCTACATGtgggaaatttgattaaataacctcaaagatgaggttatttgatctggtgGTAACTTACTAATTTTTGTGCgctcgtggtctttttatttttttggacgataTTGCCCTTGTAGCGAAACGTTAAGTCCCTTaacgtttcgctaagtggattagggttagtataaatactctaatatttttatttccttagttttttttttctctcttctcctgttctctctttcacggcCGGCGACGACGGCGACGGAGGTTGCAGGTGGCGGTTCAGTTCATACAGatctatacagatttacaagatctaacctaatccatttatgtttttatctatacatatttacaagatctatatagaactaatcctaaatctattttgcatgcaggtctccgattctagggtttagtgtatgcaggtctccgattctaaggatttgaaggtcgaggaagatgttcatttcaaaatctaattcgagttatgttcatgtttacattttcttcatttcaaaaatcttttcatatttcgttGTGGTTCATATTTGGTCATATTTGTGgattcttatttgttatttggttcatattggttcatgtttgagcatttcgttagattattatttgttattggttgatatttgcagaaaatctctGATTAGATCGTATGTGTTTCCGTTTCAGAtctgcttagcgtttcgctaagtgattagcgtttcgctaagtgcgtttcgctaagtgcgtttcgctaagtgcgtTTCGCTTAGTGCATTTCGTTAAGTGCATTTCcctaagtgcatttcgctaagtgcatttcgttaagtgcatttcgctaagtgcatttcgctaagtgcatttcgctaagtgtatttcgctaagtgcatttcgctaagtgcttagcgtttcgctaagtgcttatttattttgattaataaataagtaatgtaatgcttatttattttgctaatgatgtttgaaggatgaatagtgttaatttaaaatatattttaaattatttggtgcaaaaattactttaaagtgtaatttaatttatacattaatttttgacaaacataatttttttttttaaaaaaatttacccATTTATCATAATCAAGATGAAAATAATAATCCATAAGAAAGAGTCCAATAAAgattcatataaagaaagtaGACTATTATTGGTtagatatatcatatatatcctGATTATAATGCACTCCTTTCATTACAAAGTTGTATACATGCATTTAAAACAGAAAAACACtgataaaatcaaacataaaaccaaacaaactaataaaaataggaAAGAAATTCACATAAGTTCTCCATTGAAGAACCAAAAGATGAATTTTAGATGATTAAAGTCATGAAACAAGTGAGAATTAcacacatacatacatacatattatTACATACATAGAAAAGAGCAAAATCTATTAAGGTTCAAGCTTCAGCGACACAACTCTGGCTTGCCGGTTACTCTTCGCAGACTTGACGAAAACAACCGCCAAACAAGGAAGTGCCCACCATGGCCTTCGTACTCTTTGTTCTCCTTTCAAACAAGCCActgaaaaaaagtttatttttttattatcaacaaACTAAAGCTAATAAGATTATAGTTTTGGAAGAGAGTAAAGGAAGGACAAGAAATCAACTAACCTTTAATTCGCCTCAGTTCCTTGCAAAGGGTTATAAAGTCACCCCATTTTATGTGACATCGTCTTATAAACCTAAGTATAAGTTCTATCGTGAACATTGACATGCATTTTAAGTATTCGCATTTACACCAATTTCTTTGAATATTTGACGATAACTTCCTAGATTTATCTCTTCTAAATTTTTgcaccaaattatttaaaatatattttaaattagcacAATATTCATCCTTTAAACATCATTAGCAAAATAAATAAgcattacattatttatttattaatcaaaataaataagcacttagcgaaatacacttagcgaaatgcacttagcgaaatgcacttagcgaaatgcacttagcgaaatacacttagcgaaatgcacttagcgaaatgcacttagcgaaatggacttagcgaaacgcacttagcgaaacgctaagcacttagcgaaatgctcAAATATAAAACGGTAAGTctgtagcgaaacggtaagtccgtagcgaaacgttTAGCAGATCTGAAACGGAAACACATACGATCTAATCagagattttctgcaaatatcaaccaataacaaataataacctaacgaaatgctcaaacatgaaccaatatgaaccaaataacaaataagaatcCACAAATATGACCAAAATGAACCACaacgaaatatgaaaagatttttgaaatgaagaaaatgtaaacatgaacataactcgaattagattttgaaatgaacatcttcctcgaccttcaaatccttagaatcggAGACCTGCATACACTAAACCCTAAAATCGgagacctgcatgcaaaatagatttagggttagttctatatagatcttgtaaatatgtatagataaaaacataaatggattATGTTAGATCTTGTAAATTTTTATAGATCTGTATGAACTGAACTGTCGCCTGCAACCTCCGTCGCCGTCGTCGCCGCCGgccgccgtgaaagagagaacaggagaaaagagagaaaaaaaactaaagaaatgaaaatattagagtatttatactaaccctaattcacttagcgaaacgctaagggacttagcgtttcgctacaagggcaatatcgtccaaaaaaaataaaaagaccacgagcacaaaaaaaaatagtaagtcACCACccgatcaaataacctcatctttgaagttatttaatcaaatttcccctaCATGTAGAGTGGTTTATTACCAACTAGTTTGACTTTGAGCATattctatttgtttttttttttttttattaaattatttttctcacACATTTTTTTCATCATTTCAATCTTCTTAATTACTttactcttttatttaaaatatcatttaaatttattcatattttatatagtttttttttacattgagccaaaataaattaaaaaacccaATTTAGGACAGGTTTGTATTACTGGTTCATCTAGACATGCAcaatattcaataaatttaaatttcagaaaaaaataataatttattactattaaatacagtaaaacacattttactaatataaaatattataaaagaaatatcgttgaaatttttattttataattatcacttttaaaaattataataatttttgaaaattaatgaattaaaagttgagagtaattttattaatatttaatataaaacttatgattgaattagattaattttatttttaatataaagtgaatgtaaaataaaacttttttattaaaataaatatatttgattaaattttcttcatcaaatatttctttttgcaaaataaaaagttgttagtagaaaataaataaatattattataa from Impatiens glandulifera chromosome 5, dImpGla2.1, whole genome shotgun sequence includes:
- the LOC124940616 gene encoding putative F-box protein At3g16210 gives rise to the protein MEEQALNPKKTEKTDEGVGGASPSIDQVPNHILADILSRLPIKSLIQCRSVCKSFLYLISADPGFRSLHLSRSTPELLLYHFRSKKMILFDSDADQAHLLPPRFDRPYDMTIVNSCRGLLCLRSLRTSFPFYVFNPISMEFTLIPNPMPIESKDSVSLMVGFGYSPKSDKYKLIRVSKSSDSTGKNCFHTDIYTIGPPSSSSWRRIEDAPIHEITRCFSTFLDGRLYWIMDDVAGGFIYCYGFMIYFDFDSETFGTSKLPPPFDTTRDRNPVRVVNFDVFQGMLRLSVLTLNPSILTLGPSSDCGTNTHIWVMKGFGVDESWCLEELAFSFPGKYLNNNKSEALIYSTGYLRVTYSQIEKKIVYGILSPLSHVPILLPLKELLIGVEVHLLKSTQSKNYEEEMVTIFSNFTNRQ